In Phyllostomus discolor isolate MPI-MPIP mPhyDis1 chromosome 3, mPhyDis1.pri.v3, whole genome shotgun sequence, a single genomic region encodes these proteins:
- the ATPSCKMT gene encoding ATP synthase subunit C lysine N-methyltransferase isoform X2 gives MEGGGGAPPETLIEESQSGCVLPTSLEASGSKKSSWGFLVTGIVGGTLVAVYAVATPFITPALRKICLPFVPATTKQIENVVKMLRSGRGPLVDIGSGDGRIVIAAAKEGFTAVGYELNPWLVWYSRYRAWREGYFFTVLKRCYFRGASDDAAVGEET, from the exons GTGCACCCCCAGAAACACTTATAGAAGAGAGTCAGTCAGGATGTGTTCTGCCCACAAGTCTTGAAGCCAGCGGTTCGAAGAAGAGCAGTTGGGGCTTCTTAGTTACTGGGATTGTTGGTGGGACCCTGGTGGCTGTGTATGCTGTGGCCACTCCATTCATAACACCGGCCCTCCGAAAAATTTGCTTGCCTTTTGTACCTGCAACTACAAAGCAGATCGAAAATGTTGTGAAAATGCTGCGAAGCGGAAGAGGACCCCTGGTGGACATTGGTAGTGGTGACGGACGGATT GTGATAGCAGCTGCAAAGGAAGGATTCACCGCTGTGGGTTATGAACTAAACCCATGGCTAGTTTGGTACTCCAGATACCGTGCTTGGCGAGA aggtTACTTTTTCACAGTACTCAAACGTTGTTATTTTCGGGGTGCCTCAGATG